Proteins encoded together in one Hypanus sabinus isolate sHypSab1 unplaced genomic scaffold, sHypSab1.hap1 scaffold_1702, whole genome shotgun sequence window:
- the LOC132387296 gene encoding NACHT, LRR and PYD domains-containing protein 3-like isoform X2, producing the protein MKEKAIQKRCSSCIPPNRTGPSSVITELLASWNDFQLLQLTNFYGDRLEQAMEGGVHEVSQALTVENQFSGEEHRKITDLADKGERADSSKLLLSLVMEKGSRARRVMWETFVKMRNAVPKFDKILKEIQGYGCDPSHRSNPAQDLLKVLSELKDVQQKHKETLRAQTETLRVNTILMREKVKVFQLVDRYAELTVISTVGNRRLVEHELLARGRDHEDCTEKFRFDQLFQSSFSRSKSKSGISAAVAGVAGIGKTTMVQKIVYDWATGKIYKQFKFVFSFKFRYLNSINCRINLRELILDQYPYFRNILREVLKNPEGLLFIFDGLDEFNDIIGFADCQRDTDPQHTCIDPESWCKVSDIVVGLIQHRLLPGCSVLVTTRPTTLQLLKKSEINLCAEILGFVGEEQEKYFHRHFEDQTVAEAVFKHVKQNEILYTMSYNPSYCWILALALGPFFTQTVRDPQQVPKTITQLYSYYIYNILRNHGREIENPRDVLLRVGQMAFRGVFERKIVFTDGDLINYKLQPSQFLSGFLIELLEREDYDRSVVYTFPHLTIQEFVAAVAQFLNPHPGDILKFLTEAHNTTDGRFELFLRFVAGLSSPMTVAGLEEFLGPFPHQTTCRVIDWVKEEVKRQSGNTWSEAGKRSFLNTLHYLFESQNRGLAQAALGSVETLSFSGMTLTPIDCAVLSQVIGLCDTIKHLDLGNCHIQCEGIQRLGPGLHKCQDLSLGHNKLGDSGVKLVSAALKNPGCEIQKLRLIDVGLTDSGAEDLASALSTNSSLTVLNLSDNILGDSGVKLVSAALRKSECKIQKLCLCRVCLTSAGVDHLVFAFSTNPSLTGLYLSYNFLTDQSVTALRRLIQTLPNLQRIELIVNKFSETGRKELSSLDETRPGLRVSV; encoded by the exons GTCCGAGTTCAGTGATCACCGAGCTCTTGGCAAGCTGGAAcgatttccagctgctgcagcTGACGAACTTCTACggggacaggctggagcaggcgatggaaggaggggtgcacgAAGTGAGCCAGGCGTTAACGGTCGAGAATCAGTTCagcggagaggaacatcgg aaaatcactgatctcgctgataagggagagcgggcggacagttctaaactcctcctgagcctggtgatggagaaaggctcccgcgcccggagggtgatgtgggaaacctttgtcAAAATGCGGAATGCAGTCCCAAAGTtcgacaaaatactgaaggaaatacaggGATATG GCTGTGATCCCTCCCATCGATCAAACCCCGCTCAAGATTTACTTAAGGTTCTCAgtgagctgaaag atgttcaacagaaacacaaggagactctgcgggcacaaactgaaacactgagagtgaacacgatcctgatgagggagaaggtgaaggttttccagctggttgatcgatacgctgagctcacggtcatttctactgttggaaatcggagactggtggaacatgagctgctggcaagaggcagagaccatgaGGACTGCACAGAAAAATTCCGGTTCGatcagttgttccagagcagcttttccagGAGTAAATCAAAATCTGGGATTTCGGCAGCAGTAGCCGGAGTCGctgggatcgggaaaacaacaatggtacaaaagattgtttatgactgggccacagGGAAAATATACAAACAATTCAAGTTCGTCTTCAGTTTTAAATTCCGGTATTTAAACTCTATCAACTGTCGAATAAACCTGAGGGAATTGATTCttgatcagtatccttacttccGGAATATCCTGAGGGAGGTCttgaagaacccagagggattgctgtttatattcgatggtttggatgaattcaatgacaTAATTGGTTTTGCTGACTGTCAGAGAGATACAGATCCTCAGCACACATGCATAGATCCTGAATCCTGGTGTAAGGTGTCTGATATTGTGGTCGGTTTAATCCAGCACaggctgctcccagggtgttcggtGCTGGTGACAACACGCCCCACTACGTTACAATTATTGAAAAAGTCGGAGATAAATCTCtgtgctgaaatcctgggatttgttggtgaggaacagGAGAAATATTTCcacaggcattttgaagatcagacggtggcagaAGCTGTCTTCAAACACGTGAAgcagaacgagatcctgtacaccatgagctacaacccctcctactgctggatcctcgctctggcactgggccccttcttcacacaaacagTCAGGGACCCGCAAcaagttcccaagaccatcacccaactgtactcttactatatttacaacatcctgagaaatcacggccgtgagattgagaacccccgtgatgtgttactcagggttggtcagatggccttcagaggagtgttcgAGAGGaaaattgtgtttacagatggggatttgatcaactacaaactgcagccttcccagttcctgtccgggttcctcatagagcttttggaaagagaGGATTATGAccggagcgtggtgtacacattcccacacctcaccatccaagagtttgtagctgcagtcgcacaattcctgaatccacatcccggggatatcttgaaattcctcactgaagcccacaacacgacagatgggCGGTTTGAgttatttctccgttttgttgctggtctctcctccccaatgaccgttgcgggcctggaggagtttctgggtccatttcctcatcaaacaacctgccgggttattgactgggtgaaggaggaggttaaacgccagagtggaaacacatggagtgaagctggtaaaaggagtttcctgaacacattgcactacctgtttgagtctcagaatcgtggactggctcaggccgcactgggatctgtggaaacactttcattcagtggaatgacactgaccccgattgactgcgcggtcctgtctcaggtcatcggactctgtgatacaataaaacacctcgacctggggaactgccacattcagtgtgaaggaatacagcggctgggacccgggctgcacaagtgccaggatttgag CCTTGGTCACAATaagctgggagattcaggagtgaaactggtgtctgcggctctgaagaacccggggtgtgaaatacagaaaCTACG GTTGATTGacgtcggtctcacagattctggtgccgaggacctcgcctccgctctcagtacaaactcaTCACTGACGGTACTGAATCTGAGTGATAATATACTGGGAGATTCAGgggtgaaactggtgtctgcggctctgaggaagtcagagtgtaaaatacagaaactgtg TTTGTGCCGTGTCTGTCTCACAAGCGCTGGTGTCGACCACCTTGTCTTCGCgttcagtacaaacccatcactgacggggcTGTACTTAAGTTACAATTTTCTCACAGACCAATCTGTGACTGCTCTTCGCCGCCTCATACAGACCCTCCCGAATCTGCAGCGGAtcga gctgatTGTGAAtaagttcagtgagaccgggaggaaggaactgagtTCTTTGGATGAAACCAGACCCGGTCTGAGAGTATCCGTGTGA
- the LOC132387296 gene encoding NACHT, LRR and PYD domains-containing protein 3-like isoform X1: MGGILSCCGALLERCCKDRVADRATESSDSERRDCIERTQYNGDPEAEPILHEEAAFSTDVLESSESFGNRAGPSSVITELLASWNDFQLLQLTNFYGDRLEQAMEGGVHEVSQALTVENQFSGEEHRKITDLADKGERADSSKLLLSLVMEKGSRARRVMWETFVKMRNAVPKFDKILKEIQGYGCDPSHRSNPAQDLLKVLSELKDVQQKHKETLRAQTETLRVNTILMREKVKVFQLVDRYAELTVISTVGNRRLVEHELLARGRDHEDCTEKFRFDQLFQSSFSRSKSKSGISAAVAGVAGIGKTTMVQKIVYDWATGKIYKQFKFVFSFKFRYLNSINCRINLRELILDQYPYFRNILREVLKNPEGLLFIFDGLDEFNDIIGFADCQRDTDPQHTCIDPESWCKVSDIVVGLIQHRLLPGCSVLVTTRPTTLQLLKKSEINLCAEILGFVGEEQEKYFHRHFEDQTVAEAVFKHVKQNEILYTMSYNPSYCWILALALGPFFTQTVRDPQQVPKTITQLYSYYIYNILRNHGREIENPRDVLLRVGQMAFRGVFERKIVFTDGDLINYKLQPSQFLSGFLIELLEREDYDRSVVYTFPHLTIQEFVAAVAQFLNPHPGDILKFLTEAHNTTDGRFELFLRFVAGLSSPMTVAGLEEFLGPFPHQTTCRVIDWVKEEVKRQSGNTWSEAGKRSFLNTLHYLFESQNRGLAQAALGSVETLSFSGMTLTPIDCAVLSQVIGLCDTIKHLDLGNCHIQCEGIQRLGPGLHKCQDLSLGHNKLGDSGVKLVSAALKNPGCEIQKLRLIDVGLTDSGAEDLASALSTNSSLTVLNLSDNILGDSGVKLVSAALRKSECKIQKLCLCRVCLTSAGVDHLVFAFSTNPSLTGLYLSYNFLTDQSVTALRRLIQTLPNLQRIELIVNKFSETGRKELSSLDETRPGLRVSV; this comes from the exons GTCCGAGTTCAGTGATCACCGAGCTCTTGGCAAGCTGGAAcgatttccagctgctgcagcTGACGAACTTCTACggggacaggctggagcaggcgatggaaggaggggtgcacgAAGTGAGCCAGGCGTTAACGGTCGAGAATCAGTTCagcggagaggaacatcgg aaaatcactgatctcgctgataagggagagcgggcggacagttctaaactcctcctgagcctggtgatggagaaaggctcccgcgcccggagggtgatgtgggaaacctttgtcAAAATGCGGAATGCAGTCCCAAAGTtcgacaaaatactgaaggaaatacaggGATATG GCTGTGATCCCTCCCATCGATCAAACCCCGCTCAAGATTTACTTAAGGTTCTCAgtgagctgaaag atgttcaacagaaacacaaggagactctgcgggcacaaactgaaacactgagagtgaacacgatcctgatgagggagaaggtgaaggttttccagctggttgatcgatacgctgagctcacggtcatttctactgttggaaatcggagactggtggaacatgagctgctggcaagaggcagagaccatgaGGACTGCACAGAAAAATTCCGGTTCGatcagttgttccagagcagcttttccagGAGTAAATCAAAATCTGGGATTTCGGCAGCAGTAGCCGGAGTCGctgggatcgggaaaacaacaatggtacaaaagattgtttatgactgggccacagGGAAAATATACAAACAATTCAAGTTCGTCTTCAGTTTTAAATTCCGGTATTTAAACTCTATCAACTGTCGAATAAACCTGAGGGAATTGATTCttgatcagtatccttacttccGGAATATCCTGAGGGAGGTCttgaagaacccagagggattgctgtttatattcgatggtttggatgaattcaatgacaTAATTGGTTTTGCTGACTGTCAGAGAGATACAGATCCTCAGCACACATGCATAGATCCTGAATCCTGGTGTAAGGTGTCTGATATTGTGGTCGGTTTAATCCAGCACaggctgctcccagggtgttcggtGCTGGTGACAACACGCCCCACTACGTTACAATTATTGAAAAAGTCGGAGATAAATCTCtgtgctgaaatcctgggatttgttggtgaggaacagGAGAAATATTTCcacaggcattttgaagatcagacggtggcagaAGCTGTCTTCAAACACGTGAAgcagaacgagatcctgtacaccatgagctacaacccctcctactgctggatcctcgctctggcactgggccccttcttcacacaaacagTCAGGGACCCGCAAcaagttcccaagaccatcacccaactgtactcttactatatttacaacatcctgagaaatcacggccgtgagattgagaacccccgtgatgtgttactcagggttggtcagatggccttcagaggagtgttcgAGAGGaaaattgtgtttacagatggggatttgatcaactacaaactgcagccttcccagttcctgtccgggttcctcatagagcttttggaaagagaGGATTATGAccggagcgtggtgtacacattcccacacctcaccatccaagagtttgtagctgcagtcgcacaattcctgaatccacatcccggggatatcttgaaattcctcactgaagcccacaacacgacagatgggCGGTTTGAgttatttctccgttttgttgctggtctctcctccccaatgaccgttgcgggcctggaggagtttctgggtccatttcctcatcaaacaacctgccgggttattgactgggtgaaggaggaggttaaacgccagagtggaaacacatggagtgaagctggtaaaaggagtttcctgaacacattgcactacctgtttgagtctcagaatcgtggactggctcaggccgcactgggatctgtggaaacactttcattcagtggaatgacactgaccccgattgactgcgcggtcctgtctcaggtcatcggactctgtgatacaataaaacacctcgacctggggaactgccacattcagtgtgaaggaatacagcggctgggacccgggctgcacaagtgccaggatttgag CCTTGGTCACAATaagctgggagattcaggagtgaaactggtgtctgcggctctgaagaacccggggtgtgaaatacagaaaCTACG GTTGATTGacgtcggtctcacagattctggtgccgaggacctcgcctccgctctcagtacaaactcaTCACTGACGGTACTGAATCTGAGTGATAATATACTGGGAGATTCAGgggtgaaactggtgtctgcggctctgaggaagtcagagtgtaaaatacagaaactgtg TTTGTGCCGTGTCTGTCTCACAAGCGCTGGTGTCGACCACCTTGTCTTCGCgttcagtacaaacccatcactgacggggcTGTACTTAAGTTACAATTTTCTCACAGACCAATCTGTGACTGCTCTTCGCCGCCTCATACAGACCCTCCCGAATCTGCAGCGGAtcga gctgatTGTGAAtaagttcagtgagaccgggaggaaggaactgagtTCTTTGGATGAAACCAGACCCGGTCTGAGAGTATCCGTGTGA
- the LOC132387296 gene encoding NACHT, LRR and PYD domains-containing protein 3-like isoform X3, whose translation MGGILSCCGALLERCCKDRVADRATESSDSERRDCIERTQYNGDPEAEPILHEEAAFSTDVLESSESFGNRAGPSSVITELLASWNDFQLLQLTNFYGDRLEQAMEGGVHEVSQALTVENQFSGEEHRKITDLADKGERADSSKLLLSLVMEKGSRARRVMWETFVKMRNAVPKFDKILKEIQGYGCDPSHRSNPAQDLLKVLSELKDVQQKHKETLRAQTETLRVNTILMREKVKVFQLVDRYAELTVISTVGNRRLVEHELLARGRDHEDCTEKFRFDQLFQSSFSRSKSKSGISAAVAGVAGIGKTTMVQKIVYDWATGKIYKQFKFVFSFKFRYLNSINCRINLRELILDQYPYFRNILREVLKNPEGLLFIFDGLDEFNDIIGFADCQRDTDPQHTCIDPESWCKVSDIVVGLIQHRLLPGCSVLVTTRPTTLQLLKKSEINLCAEILGFVGEEQEKYFHRHFEDQTVAEAVFKHVKQNEILYTMSYNPSYCWILALALGPFFTQTVRDPQQVPKTITQLYSYYIYNILRNHGREIENPRDVLLRVGQMAFRGVFERKIVFTDGDLINYKLQPSQFLSGFLIELLEREDYDRSVVYTFPHLTIQEFVAAVAQFLNPHPGDILKFLTEAHNTTDGRFELFLRFVAGLSSPMTVAGLEEFLGPFPHQTTCRVIDWVKEEVKRQSGNTWSEAGKRSFLNTLHYLFESQNRGLAQAALGSVETLSFSGMTLTPIDCAVLSQVIGLCDTIKHLDLGNCHIQCEGIQRLGPGLHKCQDLSLGHNKLGDSGVKLVSAALKNPGCEIQKLRFGCRVSRLRSQYKPITGRAEPE comes from the exons GTCCGAGTTCAGTGATCACCGAGCTCTTGGCAAGCTGGAAcgatttccagctgctgcagcTGACGAACTTCTACggggacaggctggagcaggcgatggaaggaggggtgcacgAAGTGAGCCAGGCGTTAACGGTCGAGAATCAGTTCagcggagaggaacatcgg aaaatcactgatctcgctgataagggagagcgggcggacagttctaaactcctcctgagcctggtgatggagaaaggctcccgcgcccggagggtgatgtgggaaacctttgtcAAAATGCGGAATGCAGTCCCAAAGTtcgacaaaatactgaaggaaatacaggGATATG GCTGTGATCCCTCCCATCGATCAAACCCCGCTCAAGATTTACTTAAGGTTCTCAgtgagctgaaag atgttcaacagaaacacaaggagactctgcgggcacaaactgaaacactgagagtgaacacgatcctgatgagggagaaggtgaaggttttccagctggttgatcgatacgctgagctcacggtcatttctactgttggaaatcggagactggtggaacatgagctgctggcaagaggcagagaccatgaGGACTGCACAGAAAAATTCCGGTTCGatcagttgttccagagcagcttttccagGAGTAAATCAAAATCTGGGATTTCGGCAGCAGTAGCCGGAGTCGctgggatcgggaaaacaacaatggtacaaaagattgtttatgactgggccacagGGAAAATATACAAACAATTCAAGTTCGTCTTCAGTTTTAAATTCCGGTATTTAAACTCTATCAACTGTCGAATAAACCTGAGGGAATTGATTCttgatcagtatccttacttccGGAATATCCTGAGGGAGGTCttgaagaacccagagggattgctgtttatattcgatggtttggatgaattcaatgacaTAATTGGTTTTGCTGACTGTCAGAGAGATACAGATCCTCAGCACACATGCATAGATCCTGAATCCTGGTGTAAGGTGTCTGATATTGTGGTCGGTTTAATCCAGCACaggctgctcccagggtgttcggtGCTGGTGACAACACGCCCCACTACGTTACAATTATTGAAAAAGTCGGAGATAAATCTCtgtgctgaaatcctgggatttgttggtgaggaacagGAGAAATATTTCcacaggcattttgaagatcagacggtggcagaAGCTGTCTTCAAACACGTGAAgcagaacgagatcctgtacaccatgagctacaacccctcctactgctggatcctcgctctggcactgggccccttcttcacacaaacagTCAGGGACCCGCAAcaagttcccaagaccatcacccaactgtactcttactatatttacaacatcctgagaaatcacggccgtgagattgagaacccccgtgatgtgttactcagggttggtcagatggccttcagaggagtgttcgAGAGGaaaattgtgtttacagatggggatttgatcaactacaaactgcagccttcccagttcctgtccgggttcctcatagagcttttggaaagagaGGATTATGAccggagcgtggtgtacacattcccacacctcaccatccaagagtttgtagctgcagtcgcacaattcctgaatccacatcccggggatatcttgaaattcctcactgaagcccacaacacgacagatgggCGGTTTGAgttatttctccgttttgttgctggtctctcctccccaatgaccgttgcgggcctggaggagtttctgggtccatttcctcatcaaacaacctgccgggttattgactgggtgaaggaggaggttaaacgccagagtggaaacacatggagtgaagctggtaaaaggagtttcctgaacacattgcactacctgtttgagtctcagaatcgtggactggctcaggccgcactgggatctgtggaaacactttcattcagtggaatgacactgaccccgattgactgcgcggtcctgtctcaggtcatcggactctgtgatacaataaaacacctcgacctggggaactgccacattcagtgtgaaggaatacagcggctgggacccgggctgcacaagtgccaggatttgag CCTTGGTCACAATaagctgggagattcaggagtgaaactggtgtctgcggctctgaagaacccggggtgtgaaatacagaaaCTACG attcggGTGCCGTgtatctcgcctccgctctcagtacaaaccgatcACTGGCAGAGCTGAACCTGAGTGA